A stretch of Leptospira hartskeerlii DNA encodes these proteins:
- a CDS encoding methyl-accepting chemotaxis protein, translating into MRKNLPVTGREIQFAESAVIISRTDSKGRITYVSQDFANVSGFSEEEMLGQPHNIVRHPDIPPIVYEDLWNTIQSGHPWNAIVKNRAKNGDHYWVDATVTPVLENGVITGYMSVRKKTNRQQIEKAEKLFARLNGESKLFRTFLSFINSIRVKFGYLALVSFTFACIFIPSSYLGLKLFVTDPVASTVTFLAVVFGFSLCLRTIYKLKKKMSETLEIVGKVVNGNLASEFPRKEGIEDADRIYSNFRCMTISLWGLLVQMKENYQRNLKLYEELFQSVGSFERVSQKQAHAVQETAAASHELSKTIDEIVLTISEQTRSLSNVNDSIGSIDMSLGKTSESMQNLESQAGNVANKADQAKQIFNEAIQSMEQIRSYSNEINKIVGIITSISERTNMLALNASIESARAGEAGKGFSVVADEISKLAEQTKSSIKDITYLVKSTSNSVEEGAQKVGQSVDVFENLQNYIEEVHNSASKVKSLLLEQSKRLGEIRSSSDQVLVLGKMMAGTSEQQKLSAEEISDSMSAISKSAEDIAATSENIRHSVKDTLEHSQKFGGILSHFKTD; encoded by the coding sequence ATGAGAAAGAACCTACCGGTTACAGGTCGAGAAATTCAATTCGCTGAATCGGCGGTAATTATTTCCAGAACCGATTCAAAAGGAAGGATCACTTACGTTTCCCAAGATTTTGCGAATGTAAGCGGTTTTTCAGAAGAAGAGATGCTGGGCCAACCTCATAATATAGTCCGTCATCCTGATATACCTCCCATAGTTTACGAAGATCTTTGGAACACAATTCAATCCGGACATCCATGGAATGCGATCGTTAAAAATCGCGCTAAGAATGGAGATCACTATTGGGTGGACGCCACTGTCACTCCCGTTCTTGAGAATGGAGTGATCACCGGTTATATGTCTGTTCGCAAGAAGACGAATAGACAACAAATCGAAAAGGCGGAAAAACTTTTTGCAAGACTGAATGGAGAATCTAAACTTTTTAGGACATTCCTTTCTTTCATAAATTCAATCCGAGTGAAATTCGGATATCTTGCTCTTGTAAGTTTTACATTCGCTTGTATATTTATACCTTCTTCTTACTTAGGTTTGAAATTATTTGTAACCGACCCGGTTGCTTCTACTGTAACCTTCCTTGCGGTGGTTTTTGGATTTTCTCTTTGTTTGAGAACTATTTATAAACTTAAAAAGAAAATGTCTGAAACTTTAGAGATCGTGGGCAAGGTAGTGAATGGAAATCTTGCTTCTGAATTTCCAAGGAAAGAGGGAATAGAAGACGCAGACAGAATTTATTCTAATTTCAGATGTATGACCATCAGTCTTTGGGGACTTCTTGTCCAAATGAAAGAGAACTACCAAAGAAACTTAAAACTGTATGAAGAATTATTCCAGTCAGTAGGTTCTTTCGAAAGAGTTTCTCAAAAACAAGCACACGCGGTTCAAGAAACGGCGGCAGCTTCCCATGAACTTTCTAAAACGATTGATGAGATTGTATTAACTATTAGCGAGCAGACAAGAAGCTTATCCAATGTAAATGATAGCATCGGTTCTATCGATATGTCCTTGGGAAAAACTTCTGAATCGATGCAGAACTTGGAGTCTCAGGCGGGGAATGTAGCGAATAAAGCTGATCAAGCAAAACAGATCTTTAATGAAGCAATTCAATCGATGGAACAGATACGTTCTTATTCCAATGAGATCAATAAGATCGTGGGTATTATAACTAGTATTTCTGAAAGAACAAACATGCTTGCATTAAATGCTTCGATTGAATCAGCAAGAGCAGGAGAAGCAGGAAAAGGATTTTCGGTGGTTGCAGATGAGATCTCTAAACTTGCTGAACAAACCAAGTCGAGTATCAAAGATATCACTTATCTTGTAAAAAGTACATCCAACTCGGTGGAAGAAGGTGCTCAGAAAGTAGGACAGTCGGTAGACGTATTCGAAAATCTTCAAAACTATATTGAAGAAGTCCATAATTCTGCATCTAAAGTAAAAAGTCTTTTGTTAGAACAATCCAAAAGACTCGGAGAAATACGCAGTAGTTCCGATCAGGTTTTGGTATTAGGAAAGATGATGGCCGGAACTTCAGAACAACAAAAACTTTCTGCTGAAGAAATTTCGGACTCTATGAGCGCAATTTCTAAATCCGCAGAAGATATAGCCGCTACTTCTGAAAATATCAGACATTCAGTGAAAGATACTCTGGAACATTCTCAAAAATTTGGCGGAATTTTAAGCCATTTTAAAACAGATTAA
- a CDS encoding DUF445 domain-containing protein produces MKLCPMQSFDSVHGSTIEIISILVTCSFVGWITNYIAVQMIFYPTKYRGWGILGWQGIIPRHSQKMAGLISNVMMERLIRPYDLYKKIDPVQISDLIRDRIGEKSSSIVKDIFFADNPVIWKMVPEEAKQILEKEIREDIPKKIEEIYTSFGKNLEGILGIGDLIKESLSGENANILSEIFKRCGGPEFRFIIRSGIYFGFLIGCVQIMFIAYLNQWWTMPLMGIFVGYITNWLAILMIFSPLRPKNFIFFKYQGLFLKRQIDVSREFASVVAGKILDPESLIGVIFKGKGGDLIITELLSKSKELMDEKLKKKIPYASLILGSKKLEELKEKIANSILELVPETADKMKDYIEERLEIEKLVFENLSILPPEEFEHLLHSVFKEDEATLISLGAILGGIAGCIQAYLVFIK; encoded by the coding sequence ATGAAACTCTGCCCGATGCAATCTTTCGATTCTGTTCATGGTTCTACGATCGAGATCATTTCGATTTTGGTAACCTGCTCTTTTGTAGGTTGGATCACAAACTATATAGCGGTGCAGATGATCTTCTATCCTACTAAGTATAGAGGGTGGGGAATTTTAGGTTGGCAGGGTATCATTCCGAGACATTCCCAAAAAATGGCAGGACTCATTTCGAATGTAATGATGGAAAGACTGATCCGTCCTTACGATCTATATAAAAAGATCGATCCAGTCCAAATTTCGGATCTGATCCGAGATAGGATCGGAGAGAAATCTTCCTCTATAGTCAAAGACATATTTTTCGCAGACAACCCTGTGATCTGGAAGATGGTTCCGGAAGAAGCAAAACAAATTTTAGAAAAAGAGATCAGAGAAGATATTCCAAAGAAGATAGAGGAGATTTATACTTCTTTCGGCAAAAACCTGGAAGGTATATTAGGGATCGGTGATTTAATTAAAGAATCTCTTTCAGGAGAAAATGCAAATATTCTTTCTGAAATTTTTAAAAGATGTGGAGGACCAGAGTTTAGATTTATTATTCGTTCCGGGATCTATTTCGGATTTTTGATCGGCTGCGTCCAGATTATGTTCATCGCATATTTGAATCAATGGTGGACTATGCCCCTCATGGGAATTTTCGTAGGTTATATCACTAATTGGCTAGCGATCCTTATGATCTTCTCTCCTTTGAGACCTAAGAACTTTATATTTTTTAAATACCAAGGTCTTTTCTTAAAAAGGCAGATAGATGTTTCCAGAGAATTTGCATCTGTTGTAGCGGGCAAAATTTTAGATCCGGAAAGTTTGATCGGCGTGATCTTCAAAGGGAAAGGGGGAGATTTGATTATTACGGAACTTCTTTCCAAATCCAAAGAACTTATGGATGAGAAGTTAAAGAAAAAAATTCCCTATGCTTCTTTGATCTTAGGTTCTAAAAAACTGGAAGAGTTAAAGGAGAAGATCGCAAATTCCATTTTGGAATTAGTGCCTGAAACTGCTGACAAAATGAAAGATTATATTGAAGAGCGATTAGAGATAGAGAAATTGGTCTTCGAGAATTTGAGTATACTACCCCCGGAAGAATTCGAACATCTATTACATTCGGTCTTTAAGGAAGATGAAGCCACCTTAATCAGCTTAGGTGCAATCCTTGGAGGTATCGCTGGCTGTATCCAAGCATATCTTGTTTTTATAAAGTAA
- a CDS encoding LIC_10042 family TonB-like protein — protein MGSRTSFFISLSIHAVLFLSYYLVRNLNPENFSEQIKLSLTKGQIPSVHFSLPKSSGEGPDTSSDSGLAGTPEAEIERFKNEIHFPPEALEQRLESDCSWEVVIGSNGTARKVTTIKPCKYKVFETQFRRSVSSWKFQLPEGNIIIIPVSFRIESDE, from the coding sequence ATGGGATCCAGAACTTCATTTTTCATTTCTCTTTCAATTCATGCAGTGCTCTTTCTATCTTATTATTTGGTCCGAAATTTAAATCCTGAAAATTTTTCAGAACAGATCAAACTCAGCCTTACCAAGGGACAGATCCCAAGTGTACATTTTTCACTTCCTAAAAGTTCTGGAGAAGGACCTGATACTTCTTCTGATTCAGGCCTGGCAGGAACTCCGGAAGCTGAGATTGAAAGATTTAAAAACGAGATCCATTTTCCTCCGGAAGCTTTGGAACAAAGATTAGAATCCGATTGTTCTTGGGAAGTGGTGATAGGGTCTAACGGAACGGCCAGAAAAGTAACTACTATCAAACCTTGCAAATATAAGGTTTTCGAAACACAGTTCAGAAGGTCAGTTTCTAGCTGGAAATTTCAACTACCGGAAGGGAATATAATAATTATTCCAGTATCCTTTCGCATTGAATCTGATGAGTGA
- a CDS encoding UpxY family transcription antiterminator has product MSESSKSWYAVYTNSRAEKKLALELSKKGITQYLPIISTKKQWSDRVKTVLIPVFPSYVFVKIDIRTEKLKVLETSGVVKFVSIGEIPLIIDEEDIDAIRQLVTEYPDRIKIEREKMLAPGKKVLIKNGPFKDIRARVIRKGSKSSILVSLSGMDTTVSLELDSELLETDEEN; this is encoded by the coding sequence ATGAGTGAATCTTCCAAATCATGGTATGCAGTTTATACCAATTCTAGGGCGGAGAAGAAGTTAGCACTAGAACTTTCTAAAAAGGGAATAACCCAATACTTGCCGATTATCTCGACCAAAAAACAATGGTCTGATCGGGTCAAAACGGTTCTGATCCCTGTTTTTCCTTCTTATGTATTCGTAAAAATTGATATAAGAACGGAAAAATTAAAAGTTTTGGAAACTTCGGGAGTAGTAAAGTTCGTTTCGATTGGGGAAATTCCTCTCATAATAGATGAGGAAGATATTGATGCGATCCGCCAACTCGTGACCGAGTATCCCGATAGAATTAAGATCGAAAGGGAAAAGATGCTGGCTCCCGGTAAAAAGGTACTGATCAAAAACGGACCTTTTAAAGACATAAGGGCTAGAGTAATCCGAAAAGGAAGTAAATCGTCTATTCTTGTTTCCCTTTCCGGAATGGATACTACAGTATCCTTGGAATTGGATTCGGAATTACTAGAAACAGACGAGGAGAATTAA
- a CDS encoding KpsF/GutQ family sugar-phosphate isomerase, with translation MGNTLDKVKKALDTEIEAILHFRENLDPNVEKAVDLIFQSKGKVIVTGVGKSGDVGKKIASTLSSTGTPSYFLHPSDAAHGDAGILAQGDVVIAIGKSGESEELLNLLPTIKSIGAKLVGLTANPGSRLALDCDIVVLTPVLKEACPLELAPTSSTTIALMLGDAIAMALMELRNFQKEDFALYHPAGRLGKRLSLKVDDVMRKGDKLAKVSSDASLEEVLSEITKKLVGATGVADASGKLIGFVTDYDIRKLLNDGKLDKSIKAKDLMNSKPTVFESGIMAYDVLQSMERREKPISVAPIVSKDGVLLGIVSIHDLLQKGL, from the coding sequence GTGGGAAATACATTAGATAAAGTTAAAAAAGCTTTGGATACTGAAATCGAAGCAATCCTTCATTTTAGAGAAAATCTAGATCCAAATGTAGAAAAAGCAGTCGATCTGATCTTCCAATCTAAAGGAAAAGTAATCGTAACCGGAGTCGGAAAATCCGGAGACGTAGGTAAAAAGATCGCGTCCACTTTATCTTCCACAGGAACTCCTTCCTATTTTCTGCATCCATCTGATGCGGCCCACGGTGACGCCGGAATTTTAGCACAGGGCGATGTGGTTATCGCAATCGGTAAGAGCGGAGAAAGTGAAGAATTACTCAACCTTCTTCCGACCATAAAAAGTATTGGAGCCAAATTGGTAGGTTTAACTGCAAACCCTGGGTCCAGATTGGCTTTGGACTGCGATATCGTAGTTTTAACCCCAGTATTAAAAGAAGCATGTCCCCTCGAACTTGCACCAACTTCTAGCACAACAATCGCATTGATGTTAGGAGATGCGATTGCAATGGCATTAATGGAACTTAGAAATTTTCAAAAAGAAGATTTTGCATTATATCATCCTGCAGGGAGACTCGGAAAAAGATTATCCCTGAAAGTGGACGATGTGATGAGAAAAGGAGATAAACTTGCAAAAGTAAGTTCCGACGCAAGTTTAGAAGAAGTTCTTTCCGAGATCACAAAGAAACTCGTGGGTGCAACTGGAGTTGCAGACGCGAGCGGGAAACTAATCGGATTCGTAACAGATTATGATATTAGAAAATTATTAAATGACGGAAAATTAGATAAATCTATTAAAGCTAAAGATTTGATGAACTCTAAACCTACCGTATTCGAAAGTGGGATCATGGCTTATGATGTTTTACAATCTATGGAAAGAAGAGAAAAACCGATCTCAGTAGCTCCGATTGTTTCGAAAGATGGAGTCTTACTCGGAATCGTTTCTATCCACGATCTATTGCAAAAAGGACTCTGA
- a CDS encoding type I 3-dehydroquinate dehydratase, translating into MSRNDSQKIWIILTLNEEEFFGLKTLPKADFLEIRLDQFRSDKDAPEKILQKIKDLNASCVFTYRQPEDSSLKSLGIWNREGVAPLLSGLESGKHYIDLELDKDNPVFNGIDEDRFGIIRSVHSFSGILDYEELLFYLRPVTEEVLATVKSGLPFQRIFKIAALPKNGQESEEFQHSALKLAKLCAKQNIPIGFCGILMGESGKEFRIFPEKIGSQFTYCCLGEPKAPGQVDLETMLSKRK; encoded by the coding sequence ATGAGCCGGAACGATTCTCAAAAAATATGGATCATTCTTACATTGAATGAAGAGGAGTTTTTTGGATTAAAAACTCTTCCTAAGGCCGATTTTTTGGAGATCCGTTTGGACCAATTTCGTTCCGACAAAGATGCTCCGGAAAAGATCTTACAAAAAATAAAAGATCTAAATGCATCTTGCGTATTCACCTATAGACAACCGGAAGATTCCAGCTTGAAAAGTTTAGGAATTTGGAATAGAGAGGGTGTTGCTCCTTTACTCTCCGGATTAGAATCAGGAAAACATTATATAGATCTAGAATTGGATAAAGATAATCCGGTCTTTAATGGAATAGACGAGGATCGTTTCGGGATCATTCGATCTGTTCATAGTTTTTCAGGAATCCTAGATTACGAAGAATTACTCTTTTACTTAAGACCAGTCACAGAAGAAGTTTTAGCAACTGTTAAGTCGGGACTTCCTTTTCAAAGGATTTTTAAAATTGCAGCGCTTCCAAAGAATGGGCAAGAATCGGAAGAATTTCAACATTCTGCTCTTAAACTTGCTAAGCTATGTGCAAAACAGAATATTCCGATCGGATTCTGTGGAATTTTAATGGGAGAATCAGGAAAAGAATTTAGGATCTTTCCTGAAAAGATAGGATCCCAATTTACTTATTGTTGTTTGGGAGAACCAAAGGCTCCCGGCCAAGTGGATTTGGAAACCATGCTTTCTAAAAGAAAATAA